The following are from one region of the Pseudodesulfovibrio piezophilus C1TLV30 genome:
- a CDS encoding glycosyltransferase family 4 protein, with protein sequence MHIVLIIGSLQGGGAERVACTLANAWSAEGNKVTILTFEAYGALSAYPLSHLIEVKRLNLLNPVKNKIGAFKRFLDSVLIIRANIRDLQPTVVVSFIDEVNVRTIIACKGLNVPVFISERVHPGYFRISWFWNLLRRLVYRYADALIVQTKSIELWCKERFSTTTYIIPNPITPTKQRLSCDSRERRTIAAAGRLMHQKGFDLLIDAFAQLASSFLLWDLVIYGEGEELHTLETLIRVRGLEGRVRLLGWQSQLDEALAEVDIFCLSSRFEGFPNVLCEAMRLGLAVVATDCPSGPADIITNGKDGILVEVGSDTELAQGLRQVMENESLRCALGSNAKMIGQRYSTEKILILWKECFDNTLRV encoded by the coding sequence ATGCATATCGTTTTGATTATAGGATCTCTTCAAGGTGGTGGGGCAGAACGAGTGGCGTGTACGTTAGCTAATGCTTGGTCAGCCGAAGGGAATAAAGTTACTATTTTGACGTTTGAGGCTTATGGTGCCTTGTCTGCATATCCCCTTTCTCATTTAATTGAAGTTAAACGTCTTAATTTACTCAATCCTGTTAAGAATAAAATAGGTGCTTTTAAGCGATTTTTAGACAGTGTTCTGATTATTCGAGCTAATATACGTGACCTACAACCGACTGTCGTTGTGTCTTTTATTGATGAGGTTAACGTCCGAACTATCATTGCCTGCAAAGGGCTAAATGTGCCTGTTTTTATTTCGGAACGAGTTCACCCTGGGTATTTTCGGATTAGTTGGTTTTGGAATTTGCTAAGGCGGTTGGTCTATCGTTATGCTGACGCCCTTATTGTGCAGACAAAGTCTATAGAGCTTTGGTGCAAAGAGCGATTTAGCACAACCACATATATAATTCCTAATCCTATTACCCCCACGAAGCAAAGGTTGTCGTGCGATTCGCGCGAGAGACGAACAATAGCTGCAGCCGGAAGACTTATGCATCAAAAGGGGTTTGATCTTCTTATTGACGCATTCGCTCAGTTGGCTTCTTCATTCCTTCTGTGGGATTTGGTTATATATGGCGAAGGAGAAGAACTCCATACTCTAGAGACTTTAATAAGAGTCAGAGGGTTGGAAGGACGTGTGAGGCTTCTTGGTTGGCAGAGCCAATTGGATGAAGCTCTCGCTGAGGTCGATATTTTTTGTCTTTCTTCTCGTTTTGAGGGGTTCCCTAATGTTCTGTGTGAGGCAATGAGACTTGGTTTGGCTGTTGTGGCTACAGATTGTCCAAGCGGTCCCGCTGATATTATAACCAATGGGAAAGATGGTATATTAGTTGAGGTTGGGAGCGATACTGAACTGGCTCAGGGGCTACGTCAGGTCATGGAAAATGAGTCATTGAGGTGTGCGCTTGGGAGTAATGCCAAAATGATAGGGCAAAGATATAGTACCGAAAAAATATTGATTTTGTGGAAAGAATGTTTTGATAATACTTTGAGGGTCTAG
- the asnB gene encoding asparagine synthase (glutamine-hydrolyzing), which produces MCGVVGIYSPGLLPDREILRSMIDAMVHRGPDDSGLWLNEEECVAFGHRRLSILDVSSFGHQPMESLCGRYIISYNGEIYNHLELRSELSDYPFKSMSDTETILAAVSAWGLEPALRRFVGMFAFALWDRRERQLFLIRDRMGIKPIYYSKLGSGWLFGSELKSLKAHPHFRPALNREALNLYFRHNYIPAPFSVYMDTWKLEPGSMAIINSSGLKLRQWWDTDSVWRAGQRSQFSGSDDEAVNSLESVLLKAISARMLSDVPLGAFLSGGIDSSTVVALMQTISSKPVRTYSIGFREDKYNEATYAKAVATHLATDHTEFYVSPRDMLDVLPAMAQYWDEPFADSSQVPTYLLSRLASEHVTVSLSGDGGDELFSGYERYFWATRMWNNVQRLPASVRSFLGGANKVIPDALLDLLGANGFKIRWRLDAIAMKDFSSFYKYFTSVFKKNEIVLGVEEPESCLSNLPPTGNLWGWMELYDLLAYLPDDILTKVDRASMAASLEARVPLLDHRVVEFAASLPMSMKVRDGKGKWLLRQVLHRYVPQTIVERPKMGFGIPMQEWLQTQLKKWCCDMLDSSRIKQQGYLDASRVELMLNRFMRGEILWGQHLWSILMFQSWLEEWE; this is translated from the coding sequence ATGTGTGGGGTCGTTGGAATTTACTCCCCTGGATTGTTACCTGATAGGGAGATACTTCGATCCATGATCGACGCAATGGTCCATCGGGGACCAGATGATTCAGGGCTATGGCTTAATGAGGAGGAATGTGTCGCTTTTGGGCATCGTCGGCTTTCCATCTTAGATGTTTCATCGTTTGGTCATCAACCTATGGAATCCTTATGTGGACGCTATATTATTTCCTACAACGGAGAGATCTATAATCACTTAGAACTTCGTTCTGAGTTGTCTGATTATCCTTTTAAATCAATGTCAGATACGGAAACCATTCTAGCAGCCGTTAGTGCATGGGGGCTGGAGCCTGCATTAAGGCGTTTTGTAGGCATGTTCGCCTTTGCTCTCTGGGATCGTCGAGAGAGGCAACTTTTTCTCATACGTGACCGTATGGGCATCAAACCAATCTACTACAGCAAACTTGGGAGCGGTTGGCTATTTGGCTCGGAACTCAAATCATTAAAGGCGCACCCTCATTTCAGGCCAGCTCTTAATAGAGAAGCATTAAACTTGTATTTTAGGCATAATTATATTCCTGCGCCATTTTCTGTTTATATGGACACTTGGAAACTTGAGCCTGGTTCTATGGCTATTATCAACAGTTCAGGTTTAAAGTTGCGGCAATGGTGGGATACAGATAGCGTGTGGCGCGCAGGTCAGAGAAGTCAATTTTCCGGAAGTGATGATGAGGCCGTGAACAGTCTTGAGAGTGTTCTACTAAAGGCTATTTCAGCGCGCATGTTAAGTGATGTCCCTCTCGGGGCTTTCCTTTCGGGAGGTATAGATTCATCAACTGTTGTGGCGCTGATGCAAACAATTTCATCGAAGCCTGTCCGCACTTATTCCATTGGATTTCGTGAGGATAAATATAATGAAGCAACTTATGCAAAAGCCGTTGCAACTCATTTGGCCACAGACCATACTGAATTCTATGTTAGCCCTCGTGATATGCTGGATGTGTTGCCGGCCATGGCTCAATATTGGGATGAACCATTTGCCGATTCATCTCAGGTGCCTACGTACTTACTGAGTCGTCTGGCAAGTGAACATGTAACGGTCTCTCTTTCCGGCGATGGGGGAGATGAACTCTTCTCTGGGTATGAGCGTTATTTTTGGGCAACAAGGATGTGGAATAATGTGCAGCGTCTTCCGGCTTCAGTACGGAGCTTTCTTGGAGGGGCTAATAAAGTTATTCCTGATGCTCTCCTCGATTTGCTGGGGGCAAATGGTTTTAAGATTCGTTGGAGACTCGATGCCATTGCGATGAAGGATTTTTCTTCATTTTATAAGTATTTTACTTCAGTTTTTAAAAAAAATGAGATTGTGCTTGGTGTAGAAGAGCCAGAATCTTGTTTAAGTAACTTGCCGCCCACAGGGAACTTGTGGGGTTGGATGGAGCTCTATGATTTGTTGGCTTACCTCCCTGATGATATTTTGACGAAAGTTGACCGAGCCTCAATGGCTGCCTCTCTTGAGGCTCGAGTTCCTTTGCTTGACCATCGGGTAGTAGAATTTGCAGCGAGTCTGCCGATGAGCATGAAGGTTAGAGATGGGAAAGGCAAGTGGCTCCTTCGGCAAGTTTTGCATCGGTATGTTCCTCAGACCATCGTGGAGCGTCCGAAGATGGGCTTTGGCATTCCAATGCAGGAGTGGTTGCAAACTCAGTTAAAGAAGTGGTGTTGTGACATGTTGGACAGTTCACGTATTAAGCAACAAGGATATCTGGATGCTTCGCGTGTCGAACTGATGTTGAATCGGTTTATGAGAGGAGAAATACTGTGGGGGCAACACCTATGGAGTATACTGATGTTTCAGTCTTGGCTTGAGGAGTGGGAATAG